A stretch of Christensenellaceae bacterium DNA encodes these proteins:
- the cobC gene encoding alpha-ribazole phosphatase has protein sequence MKTSITFLRHAQTDANIKGEFHGRLDLPLNDTGQKQAREAAEKLKGENFDVVIYGRARRVEQTAQAVLEHLKNKPEALFQANEIREMDFGVFEGMHYREIAEQYPDEWEKYMNDWQTYTFPQGDNISDYYQSCGNWIDSIAEKYCKKKILIVGHKGFILNCVSALLTQDGSDVLKRDIGNAQTLTVQL, from the coding sequence ATGAAAACGAGTATTACCTTTCTGCGCCACGCGCAAACGGATGCTAATATTAAGGGGGAATTTCATGGACGCCTTGACCTGCCGCTTAACGATACGGGTCAAAAACAGGCGCGGGAAGCAGCCGAAAAATTAAAAGGCGAGAACTTTGATGTGGTAATTTACGGCAGGGCCAGGCGTGTGGAGCAAACGGCGCAGGCGGTTCTTGAGCACCTTAAAAACAAACCGGAGGCTCTGTTTCAGGCTAATGAAATACGGGAGATGGATTTTGGCGTCTTTGAAGGAATGCATTACCGCGAAATTGCAGAGCAATATCCGGACGAATGGGAAAAATATATGAATGACTGGCAGACATATACTTTTCCGCAGGGCGACAATATTTCGGACTACTATCAATCCTGCGGAAATTGGATTGACAGCATTGCCGAAAAGTATTGTAAAAAGAAGATTTTGATCGTCGGCCATAAGGGGTTTATCTTGAATTGCGTTTCTGCGCTTTTGACGCAGGATGGGTCGGATGTTCTTAAGCGGGATATTGGTAACGCGCAGACGCTTACGGTACAGCTATGA
- the cobS gene encoding adenosylcobinamide-GDP ribazoletransferase translates to MKRLGLAIQTMTRLPLKKQFEVTCQDYADSVAWFPLTAFLVGLVMLAVYQIFFLTGIPLLASLMCVTAACLFTGGLHIDGFADVCDAFFTGKPKERTLEILKDSRMGTYGVLGIVFVVAAKTILIAALPAQNILWILLAIPVCGKIPMALCARLSRYPRQDGMAKCIVENLKTNVTVITIAVCSAIVILLSGFYAGTVAIACGIAIGAAMHFVSEKKIGGATGDVLGACNELGEIACLLIMAVMI, encoded by the coding sequence ATGAAAAGACTTGGCCTGGCAATCCAGACAATGACGCGATTGCCACTGAAAAAACAATTTGAAGTAACGTGCCAGGATTATGCCGACAGCGTCGCCTGGTTTCCGCTGACGGCGTTTTTAGTAGGCCTTGTTATGCTCGCGGTATATCAGATTTTCTTTTTGACAGGCATACCGCTGCTGGCTTCGCTTATGTGTGTGACAGCAGCCTGCCTGTTTACAGGGGGACTGCACATCGACGGCTTTGCCGACGTATGCGATGCTTTTTTCACGGGAAAACCGAAAGAACGAACGCTGGAAATACTAAAAGACAGCAGGATGGGCACCTACGGTGTACTCGGCATCGTATTTGTCGTTGCTGCCAAAACGATACTTATTGCCGCCTTGCCCGCGCAAAATATCCTGTGGATTTTGCTTGCGATACCCGTATGCGGAAAAATACCGATGGCCCTGTGCGCGCGCCTGAGCCGTTACCCACGGCAGGATGGTATGGCTAAATGTATCGTCGAAAACCTTAAGACCAATGTCACTGTGATCACGATAGCCGTTTGCTCAGCGATTGTTATATTACTGAGCGGCTTTTACGCGGGCACCGTCGCCATCGCCTGTGGGATTGCCATAGGAGCGGCCATGCACTTTGTATCGGAAAAGAAAATCGGCGGCGCTACGGGCGACGTGCTCGGCGCGTGCAATGAGCTGGGCGAAATCGCCTGTTTGTTGATTATGGCGGTGATGATATGA
- the cobU gene encoding adenosylcobinamide kinase/adenosylcobinamide phosphate guanyltransferase — MGMIMMLTGGARSGKSTYAQRFAANYRNVAYVATAVSTDEEMDVRIEKHKKQRPQEWRTYEEGYDLQKVIGNSEHDVYLIDCMTAYITNLLLEEKRDWEEQDILSAEEQNKLEQKIDRKINELFCACQKSRADFIVVTNEVGMGLVPANSLGRLFRDVSGRVNRMLAEKANEVYLVVSGLLLPLKGGK, encoded by the coding sequence ATGGGAATGATCATGATGCTTACGGGCGGCGCGCGAAGCGGGAAAAGCACCTATGCCCAAAGGTTCGCAGCGAATTACCGGAATGTGGCGTATGTTGCGACAGCCGTCAGTACGGACGAGGAAATGGACGTACGCATCGAAAAGCACAAGAAACAGCGTCCGCAGGAATGGCGGACTTATGAAGAAGGCTACGACCTGCAAAAAGTGATCGGCAATTCGGAACATGATGTATACCTGATCGACTGCATGACAGCATACATTACAAATTTGCTTCTCGAGGAGAAGCGGGATTGGGAAGAGCAGGATATATTATCGGCAGAAGAACAAAACAAACTGGAACAAAAGATTGACCGGAAAATAAACGAGCTTTTTTGCGCGTGCCAAAAAAGCCGCGCGGACTTCATCGTTGTGACAAACGAAGTAGGCATGGGCCTTGTTCCTGCAAATTCGCTGGGAAGGCTGTTCCGCGACGTGAGCGGGAGAGTGAACAGGATGTTGGCAGAAAAAGCGAACGAGGTATATTTAGTAGTAAGCGGGTTGCTTTTGCCGCTGAAAGGTGGAAAATGA
- the atpC gene encoding ATP synthase epsilon chain: protein MASEFLVEILTPERSFFCDNAQSIIFPTEDGQMSIQKGHEAEVVTVVPGEVKINTGKKWLICSVAEGFLEVRPDETIMFTQAAEWPEEIDVKRAERAKERAEERLRQRKSAEEYRRNKIALARAMARLSLTKRKTTL, encoded by the coding sequence ATGGCTTCAGAATTCCTGGTTGAAATCTTAACGCCCGAACGTTCGTTTTTTTGCGACAATGCGCAATCTATCATCTTTCCGACGGAAGACGGACAGATGTCTATCCAAAAGGGACACGAGGCGGAAGTGGTGACGGTTGTGCCGGGCGAAGTAAAAATCAATACTGGAAAAAAGTGGCTGATATGCTCTGTGGCGGAAGGCTTTTTGGAGGTGCGCCCAGACGAAACGATTATGTTTACGCAGGCGGCGGAATGGCCGGAAGAGATTGACGTAAAACGGGCGGAGCGTGCAAAAGAGCGTGCAGAGGAACGCCTGCGGCAACGGAAAAGCGCGGAGGAATACCGTCGCAATAAGATTGCGCTTGCGCGGGCAATGGCGCGTCTCAGCCTGACCAAGAGAAAGACTACTCTGTAG
- the atpD gene encoding ATP synthase subunit beta produces the protein MYDYKIVSEGEIIKITGPVIDVRFEENTDPSINTILYVENEEGNPVWMEVASQIGDNVVRCIALEATEGLACGMKVKNTGEPIKVPVGDQILGRVVNVMGKAIDGKEDIKTDEYWPIYRPAPDFSEQNPVSEIFETGLKVIDLICPYAKGGKIGLFGGAGVGKTVLINELIHNIATESGGYSVFTGVGERSREGNDLISEMAESGVLEKTALAFGQMNEPPGSRMRVAMTGLTMAEYLRDKTQQNVLLFIDNIYRFIQAGSEVSALLGRIPSAVGYQPTLANELGALEERITSTTHGSITSVQAIYVPADDLTDPAPATTFSHLDAITVLSRSVSELGIYPAVDPLESTSRILDPRIVGEEHYDVANRVVHTLQRYKELQDIISILGMEELAPEDKITVFRARKIQKFLSQPMFVAEVYTGISGKYVPLEDTIKSFKAILDGEVDDLPEQAFHMVGDINDVKEKAKDMN, from the coding sequence ATGTATGATTATAAAATTGTGAGTGAAGGCGAGATCATCAAGATCACAGGACCTGTCATTGACGTACGGTTCGAGGAAAATACCGATCCATCCATCAATACGATACTTTATGTGGAAAATGAAGAGGGCAATCCGGTCTGGATGGAAGTGGCTTCACAGATTGGCGATAACGTCGTGCGTTGTATCGCTCTGGAAGCGACGGAAGGACTTGCCTGCGGTATGAAAGTCAAGAACACCGGCGAACCGATCAAAGTACCGGTGGGAGACCAGATTTTAGGGCGCGTCGTTAACGTGATGGGCAAGGCGATCGACGGAAAGGAAGACATCAAGACGGACGAGTACTGGCCTATATACCGTCCGGCGCCGGATTTTTCGGAACAGAATCCTGTCTCTGAAATTTTTGAGACAGGTCTTAAGGTTATCGACCTGATCTGTCCTTATGCAAAAGGCGGCAAGATTGGCCTGTTTGGCGGCGCGGGCGTCGGTAAGACGGTACTGATCAACGAGCTGATCCATAATATTGCCACGGAGAGCGGCGGTTATTCGGTTTTCACAGGCGTTGGGGAACGCAGCAGGGAAGGCAACGACTTAATCAGCGAAATGGCGGAAAGCGGCGTGCTGGAAAAAACGGCGCTGGCTTTCGGGCAGATGAACGAACCGCCGGGGTCGCGTATGCGCGTCGCGATGACAGGACTTACTATGGCTGAATACCTGCGCGACAAGACACAGCAGAATGTGCTTCTGTTCATTGATAATATTTACCGCTTTATTCAGGCGGGGTCTGAAGTTTCGGCCCTGCTGGGGAGGATCCCGTCTGCAGTCGGTTACCAGCCCACACTGGCCAATGAACTGGGGGCTTTGGAGGAGAGGATTACCTCGACGACGCACGGTTCGATTACGTCTGTGCAGGCGATTTACGTACCGGCCGACGATCTTACCGACCCTGCTCCGGCGACGACGTTTTCACATCTCGACGCCATCACGGTTCTTTCCAGAAGCGTATCGGAACTGGGAATCTATCCTGCGGTGGATCCCCTTGAATCGACATCGCGGATTTTGGATCCCCGTATTGTGGGCGAGGAGCATTACGACGTGGCGAACAGGGTAGTGCATACGTTGCAGCGTTATAAGGAATTACAGGATATTATTTCTATTCTCGGCATGGAAGAACTGGCGCCGGAAGATAAGATTACGGTATTTCGCGCGCGGAAGATACAGAAATTCCTGTCGCAGCCTATGTTTGTGGCGGAGGTATATACGGGCATTTCCGGAAAGTATGTTCCGCTCGAGGATACGATCAAAAGCTTCAAGGCGATTCTTGACGGCGAGGTGGACGATCTTCCGGAGCAGGCGTTCCATATGGTCGGCGATATTAATGATGTAAAAGAAAAAGCAAAGGATATGAATTAA
- the atpG gene encoding ATP synthase gamma chain gives MRSTADVKNSIRAINDTSKITKAMKLIATSKMKKAIARYDANLLYFNRVRSAIKDILVHSHELRHTFLEKHQQGNPAYIVIAADKGLCGGYNHNILNFAHDFMSDGDKFVITIGQEARAFFERKGVPIDVEYLHISQNPTLYEARNLASDLATLYKSGEMNEVYLIYTRYFSSVKQVPTALKLLPVELDEFDDIETELDYDNEMNYYPSPKKVFDILVPQYIIGLIYGALIQAFASENSARMMAMDASSKNADEMLGKLEIEMNRARQAAITMEITEIVGAMDALT, from the coding sequence ATGAGAAGCACGGCCGATGTGAAAAACAGCATACGCGCGATAAACGATACCAGCAAGATCACAAAAGCTATGAAGCTGATCGCCACATCCAAGATGAAGAAAGCGATTGCGCGTTATGATGCAAACTTGCTATATTTTAACCGTGTCAGGAGCGCGATCAAGGATATTCTCGTGCATTCGCATGAGCTTCGTCATACGTTTTTGGAAAAGCACCAGCAGGGAAATCCGGCGTATATCGTGATTGCGGCAGATAAAGGCCTGTGCGGCGGTTACAATCATAACATCTTAAATTTTGCGCACGATTTTATGTCTGACGGCGATAAATTTGTCATTACGATCGGACAGGAAGCGCGTGCTTTCTTTGAACGCAAGGGCGTGCCGATCGATGTGGAGTATTTGCATATTTCACAAAACCCGACGCTTTATGAGGCGCGTAATCTGGCTTCTGACCTGGCGACGCTTTATAAGAGTGGGGAAATGAATGAGGTCTATCTCATTTACACACGTTATTTTTCATCCGTCAAACAGGTGCCCACGGCGCTCAAGCTGCTTCCGGTGGAGCTTGACGAATTTGACGATATTGAGACGGAGCTTGATTACGACAACGAGATGAATTATTATCCGTCGCCCAAAAAGGTGTTCGATATTCTGGTACCGCAATATATCATCGGCCTGATATACGGTGCCCTCATACAGGCGTTTGCCAGTGAGAATAGCGCGCGTATGATGGCGATGGACGCTTCATCCAAAAATGCGGATGAAATGCTCGGAAAGCTGGAGATTGAAATGAACCGCGCGCGGCAGGCGGCGATCACGATGGAGATCACAGAGATCGTGGGAGCGATGGACGCATTAACCTAA
- the atpA gene encoding ATP synthase subunit alpha produces the protein MELKGKLICATEFTPDEISAIVTKFEKLFDAKIDFKVETDPTLISGFTATVNNMVYDLSAKSYLDRMQNYIGDHSGYQGTEKIEDIIETLKSKVNGELKGSSIGSELEKKITQYDVKYDISMIGIVERTGDGVVFVRGLDGCKYGELLQFENEAYGIVMNLELDRVGAVLLNGVADVTEGSMVRHTGDVVKVPVGDAVLGRVMNPLGHPIDGKGSILTDENRQIETPAPPIIDRQSVDTPLQTGIMAIDAMIPIGRGQRELIIGDRQTGKTAIAVDTIINQKGKNVKCVYVAIAQKASTIAEIVNRLNEFGALDYTTVVASTASDTAPMQYIAPYAGCAIAESFMYRGEDVLIVYDDLSKHAVAYRTMSLLLRRPPGREAYPGDVFYLHSRLLERAAKLSEKLGGGSMTALPIIETMEGDISSYIPTNVISITDGQIYLETELFNSGQRPAVNVGLSVSRVGGSAQIKAMRKVAGPLRLELAQYRELEVFSQFASDLDKATQDALTNGMKVTQALIQPQYAPYSVENQVIILCIATNKQLMDVPVDRIRTFNSEFLDFVNAKYPQVRSAIKESGQLSDENEKLILDAAAEFKRGFLQEKTGADEFPVAENLEMKASVDAE, from the coding sequence TTGGAATTGAAAGGGAAACTTATTTGTGCAACTGAATTTACTCCCGATGAGATTTCTGCGATCGTCACAAAGTTTGAAAAGCTTTTTGATGCAAAAATAGATTTTAAGGTCGAGACCGACCCGACGCTTATCAGCGGTTTTACCGCTACCGTAAATAATATGGTTTACGATTTGAGCGCGAAATCGTATCTTGACAGAATGCAGAATTATATCGGCGATCATTCAGGGTATCAGGGCACTGAGAAAATAGAAGATATTATCGAAACGCTGAAAAGCAAAGTAAACGGCGAGCTTAAGGGGAGTTCTATCGGAAGCGAGCTGGAAAAGAAAATCACACAGTATGATGTGAAGTATGATATTTCCATGATCGGTATCGTAGAACGCACGGGCGACGGCGTCGTTTTTGTGCGTGGCCTTGACGGCTGTAAGTACGGCGAATTGCTGCAATTTGAAAACGAGGCCTACGGGATCGTTATGAACCTCGAGCTTGATCGTGTGGGCGCAGTACTGTTAAATGGGGTAGCCGATGTCACGGAAGGCTCCATGGTGCGCCATACGGGCGATGTTGTCAAGGTTCCCGTGGGAGATGCGGTCCTCGGGCGGGTCATGAACCCTCTTGGGCATCCGATCGATGGGAAAGGCAGCATTTTGACAGATGAAAACCGCCAGATCGAAACGCCAGCTCCGCCGATTATCGACAGGCAATCGGTCGATACGCCACTGCAAACTGGCATTATGGCCATTGATGCTATGATTCCAATCGGTAGAGGACAAAGGGAGCTTATCATTGGCGACCGGCAGACCGGTAAAACGGCGATCGCGGTAGATACGATCATTAATCAAAAAGGTAAAAACGTAAAATGCGTTTATGTCGCCATTGCGCAAAAGGCGTCTACGATTGCGGAAATCGTCAACAGGCTTAATGAATTCGGGGCGCTCGATTATACCACGGTCGTAGCTTCGACGGCAAGTGATACTGCGCCGATGCAGTATATTGCTCCATATGCGGGCTGCGCGATTGCGGAAAGCTTTATGTATCGCGGAGAGGACGTACTGATTGTATACGACGATCTTTCCAAGCACGCGGTGGCCTACCGCACGATGTCGCTGCTTTTGCGCAGGCCGCCGGGACGCGAAGCCTATCCGGGCGATGTTTTCTATTTGCATTCGCGGCTTTTGGAACGGGCTGCTAAGCTGTCTGAAAAACTTGGTGGCGGCTCGATGACGGCGCTGCCCATCATCGAAACAATGGAAGGCGATATTTCCTCGTATATACCGACGAATGTTATTTCTATCACCGACGGGCAGATATATCTGGAAACGGAGCTTTTTAATTCGGGACAGAGGCCGGCTGTCAACGTTGGACTTTCTGTATCCCGCGTAGGCGGCAGCGCACAGATCAAAGCCATGAGAAAGGTCGCGGGGCCTTTGCGCCTTGAGCTTGCGCAATACAGAGAACTGGAAGTGTTCTCACAGTTTGCCTCCGATTTGGATAAAGCGACACAGGATGCCCTGACAAATGGCATGAAAGTGACACAAGCCTTAATCCAGCCGCAATATGCGCCATATTCCGTGGAGAATCAGGTGATCATCCTTTGCATTGCGACGAATAAACAGCTAATGGACGTTCCGGTAGACAGGATACGCACTTTCAACAGCGAGTTTCTGGATTTCGTGAACGCAAAATATCCGCAGGTGCGGAGCGCGATCAAGGAAAGCGGACAGTTGTCGGACGAAAATGAAAAGTTGATTCTGGATGCCGCGGCAGAGTTCAAGCGGGGCTTTTTGCAGGAGAAAACAGGCGCGGATGAATTTCCGGTAGCTGAAAATCTGGAAATGAAAGCGAGTGTGGATGCGGAATGA
- the atpF gene encoding ATP synthase subunit b, with protein sequence MEINIIEILLYIVNIVILFFFLRWLLYKPITKFLANRTNEIQKQIDEAAQKYSDAEQLKARYDEMMHNAQDLATELINKGKTVADEQARQIVAEAEEAAEEIRTRTEKHIESQKQQAVIEMRQEVTKMAIQIAEKVLEREVSYEDNKNIINEFFEKVS encoded by the coding sequence ATGGAAATCAATATAATTGAAATACTGCTGTATATCGTGAATATTGTGATCTTGTTTTTCTTTTTGCGTTGGCTTTTGTATAAGCCGATCACCAAGTTTTTGGCGAACCGCACGAATGAGATCCAAAAACAGATTGATGAAGCCGCGCAAAAGTATTCTGATGCAGAACAATTGAAAGCGAGATATGACGAAATGATGCACAACGCGCAGGATTTGGCGACAGAGCTTATCAACAAGGGCAAGACGGTCGCGGACGAGCAGGCGCGCCAGATTGTCGCGGAAGCGGAAGAAGCGGCGGAAGAAATCCGCACGCGTACGGAAAAGCATATTGAATCACAAAAACAGCAGGCAGTCATCGAAATGAGGCAGGAAGTGACTAAAATGGCGATTCAGATCGCGGAGAAGGTTTTGGAACGCGAAGTCTCTTACGAGGATAATAAAAATATTATCAACGAATTTTTTGAGAAGGTGAGTTAG
- the atpE gene encoding ATP synthase subunit c, which yields MDMGLIAIGAGLAVFTGMGAGIGMGIATSKACEAVARQPEATGKINQVLLIGLALAESTAIYGFVISIIMIFTMGK from the coding sequence ATGGATATGGGTTTAATCGCAATTGGCGCGGGCCTCGCTGTTTTTACAGGTATGGGCGCAGGTATTGGCATGGGTATCGCTACGAGCAAAGCTTGCGAAGCTGTTGCACGGCAGCCTGAAGCGACAGGCAAAATCAACCAGGTGCTTCTGATCGGTCTGGCTCTTGCGGAATCTACCGCAATTTATGGTTTCGTTATTTCTATTATTATGATCTTTACGATGGGCAAATAA
- the atpB gene encoding ATP synthase subunit a has translation MNIPSVFPSKMTIFGGIQVSQTLVAAFGTTIGIIIFALIFRFVILKNFKRVPKGFQNVMELMVDGVNKFSSSIMGDKAKAIAPYIMTVFAFIILSGALEFLGIRSPATDLDCTIGLAVITFVLIIAFSIRYKGVKGWLKTYAQPKPFMVPINVLSSLAVPVSLACRLFGNMFSGLVVMDMLYGALGYFAIGIPALASIYFILFHLGMQSYVFTMLTMSFMEEKL, from the coding sequence ATGAATATACCCAGTGTCTTTCCCAGCAAGATGACGATTTTCGGCGGGATACAGGTCAGTCAGACTCTTGTAGCTGCGTTTGGGACGACGATTGGCATTATTATTTTTGCACTTATTTTTCGTTTTGTGATCCTGAAAAACTTCAAGAGGGTGCCTAAGGGTTTCCAGAATGTGATGGAACTCATGGTAGACGGAGTCAACAAATTTTCTTCGTCGATCATGGGGGATAAGGCGAAAGCTATCGCGCCTTACATCATGACGGTGTTTGCGTTTATCATCCTGAGCGGTGCGCTCGAGTTTCTGGGGATTCGTTCTCCCGCGACGGACCTTGACTGTACGATCGGCCTCGCGGTAATCACGTTTGTGTTGATCATTGCTTTTTCTATCCGTTACAAGGGAGTCAAGGGATGGCTGAAAACATATGCGCAACCAAAACCGTTCATGGTGCCGATCAATGTGCTTTCTTCGCTGGCGGTGCCCGTTTCGCTCGCGTGCCGGTTATTTGGCAATATGTTCAGCGGCCTGGTCGTTATGGATATGCTTTATGGCGCGCTCGGTTATTTCGCAATCGGGATTCCGGCGCTGGCGTCGATTTACTTTATACTTTTCCATCTGGGGATGCAGTCGTACGTTTTTACGATGCTGACGATGTCCTTTATGGAAGAAAAGCTATAA
- the pykF gene encoding pyruvate kinase translates to MRKTKIICTLGPACEDENTIERMMEAGMDVARFNFSHGEHEIQKERIKKIRKISKKMDRYISCLLDTKGPEIRIGQFKNGFIELQAGDTFTLTSREVVGDESIVSISFKDLPHDLKQGAVILIDDGLIELQATCITDTDITCKVLNGGRLGDRKGVNVPGFAISLPYLSEKDKADIIFGIENEFDFIAASFTRSEQDILDIKKVLDEYHNRSIRVIAKIENAEGVKNIDDILRVSDGIMVARGDMGVEIPLEDVPIYQKRLIGKAYTAGKIVITATQMLDSMMHNPRPTRAETTDVATAIYDGTSAIMLSGETAAGKYPVEAVQTMARIARRAERDIDYKARFESNDIACFSDVTNAISHAACTTAYDLGASAIITVTKTGTSVRMTSKYRPSIPIIGCSPDPIVCRQLSMSWGVVPLEVEQKNNTDELFETVVDTAKQAGYLKNGDLVVIMAGVPLGIAGTTNLLKVHIVGNVLVKGIGVNNLCSSGNLCVANTEKQARQLFKRGDILVVPKTSNYILDLMKQSSGIITEDDNLDSHAAIVGMALDIPVLVGAVSATQILKSGTHIKLDAERGLVCNENRED, encoded by the coding sequence ATGAGGAAAACAAAAATTATATGTACGCTTGGGCCTGCGTGTGAGGACGAAAATACGATTGAACGTATGATGGAAGCGGGTATGGACGTTGCCCGCTTTAATTTTTCACACGGCGAGCATGAGATTCAAAAAGAAAGAATCAAAAAAATACGGAAAATCAGTAAAAAGATGGACCGCTATATTTCCTGCCTGCTTGACACCAAGGGACCGGAGATACGTATCGGTCAGTTTAAAAACGGTTTTATCGAGCTGCAGGCCGGAGATACCTTTACGCTGACATCAAGGGAAGTTGTGGGCGACGAATCAATCGTCTCCATTTCCTTTAAGGATCTGCCGCATGACCTAAAGCAGGGAGCGGTCATTTTAATCGACGACGGATTGATTGAGCTGCAGGCGACATGTATTACGGATACGGATATTACCTGTAAGGTTTTAAACGGCGGGCGTTTAGGGGATAGGAAAGGCGTGAATGTACCAGGTTTTGCTATCTCTCTTCCGTATCTCAGTGAAAAAGACAAGGCAGATATTATTTTCGGTATTGAAAATGAATTTGACTTTATTGCCGCCAGCTTTACGCGCAGCGAGCAGGATATTCTGGATATTAAAAAAGTGTTGGATGAATACCATAACCGCAGCATTCGCGTGATTGCAAAAATAGAAAATGCGGAGGGCGTTAAAAATATCGACGACATTCTGAGGGTTTCTGATGGAATTATGGTGGCGCGCGGCGATATGGGCGTTGAAATACCGCTTGAGGATGTGCCTATTTACCAGAAGCGGCTCATAGGTAAAGCGTATACGGCTGGGAAAATTGTCATCACGGCAACGCAGATGTTGGATAGCATGATGCATAATCCACGGCCGACACGCGCGGAGACGACGGACGTTGCAACGGCCATATACGACGGTACGAGCGCGATCATGCTTTCGGGCGAAACGGCGGCGGGAAAATATCCGGTGGAAGCGGTGCAGACGATGGCGCGGATTGCGCGCCGGGCTGAGCGTGATATTGATTATAAAGCGCGCTTTGAAAGCAATGATATTGCCTGCTTTTCCGATGTCACCAACGCGATTTCACATGCGGCCTGCACGACCGCTTATGATCTTGGAGCGTCGGCGATTATCACGGTTACCAAAACGGGTACGTCGGTGCGGATGACTTCCAAATACCGTCCGTCTATTCCTATCATCGGCTGTTCCCCTGATCCGATCGTGTGCCGCCAGCTCAGTATGTCCTGGGGTGTAGTACCGCTTGAGGTCGAGCAAAAGAATAATACGGACGAGCTGTTTGAGACGGTCGTCGATACGGCAAAACAAGCGGGATATTTAAAGAACGGTGACCTTGTGGTTATCATGGCGGGAGTACCCCTTGGGATTGCGGGCACGACAAACCTGCTGAAAGTGCATATCGTAGGAAATGTGCTTGTGAAAGGAATCGGCGTTAACAATCTCTGCTCATCCGGAAACCTTTGCGTGGCCAACACGGAAAAGCAGGCCCGCCAGCTTTTTAAGCGAGGCGATATTTTGGTGGTTCCGAAAACTTCCAATTATATTTTGGATTTAATGAAGCAATCTTCGGGTATTATAACAGAGGATGATAATCTGGATTCGCATGCGGCGATCGTGGGGATGGCGCTGGATATACCGGTGCTGGTCGGCGCGGTGAGCGCGACGCAGATTTTAAAGAGCGGGACGCACATCAAGCTGGACGCGGAGCGCGGATTGGTATGTAATGAAAATCGTGAGGACTAA